The Herbaspirillum sp. RTI4 genome has a segment encoding these proteins:
- the fumC gene encoding class II fumarate hydratase, translating to MSADHDQRAPQAGNDPTSRTERDSFGTIDVPAERLWGAQTQRSLQFFHISSERMPPELIVALAATKRCCARVNIELGGLEPRKAAAIIAAADEVIEGRHPNEFPLSIWQTGSGTQSNMNMNEVLANRASELLGGMRGEARLVHPNDDVNRGQSSNDIFPTAMHVAAVLAIANRLLPAMHALRSTLVGKVTEFKDIVKIGRTHLQDATPLTLGQEFSGYVAQLEHAERAIIATLPALSELAAGGTAVGTGLNTHPMFGARVAAELSLAYSFPFKTATNKFAALAGHEAMLAAHGAFKTLAAALMKIANDVRWMASGPRSGLGEISIPENEPGSSIMPGKVNPTQCEALTMLCCQVFGNDVAINFGGASGNFELNVFKPLIMHNFLQSARMLSDGMQSFNDHCISGVRANQERIADLMERSLMLVTALAPHIGYDKAAQIAKHAHKEGLSLKQAAVGLGFVTEQEFVTWVQAKAMTQPGLT from the coding sequence ATGAGCGCAGACCACGACCAGCGTGCGCCGCAAGCCGGCAACGACCCCACCAGCAGAACTGAACGCGACAGCTTTGGCACCATTGATGTGCCGGCTGAGCGCTTGTGGGGCGCGCAAACGCAGCGCTCGCTACAGTTTTTCCATATATCTTCGGAACGTATGCCACCCGAGCTGATCGTCGCACTGGCCGCCACCAAGCGCTGCTGTGCGCGTGTCAATATCGAACTGGGTGGACTGGAGCCGCGCAAAGCCGCCGCGATTATCGCCGCCGCCGACGAAGTCATCGAAGGCCGTCATCCTAACGAATTTCCTTTGTCCATCTGGCAGACCGGTTCCGGTACGCAGAGCAACATGAACATGAATGAAGTACTGGCCAATCGGGCATCCGAGTTGCTGGGCGGCATGCGCGGAGAAGCGCGGCTGGTGCATCCGAACGACGATGTCAATCGCGGCCAGTCGTCCAACGATATATTTCCGACCGCCATGCATGTCGCTGCCGTACTGGCCATTGCGAATCGCCTGCTGCCGGCGATGCACGCGCTGCGCAGCACACTGGTCGGCAAAGTGACCGAGTTCAAAGATATCGTCAAGATCGGACGTACCCATCTGCAAGACGCGACTCCACTGACGCTGGGCCAGGAATTTTCAGGCTATGTTGCCCAACTGGAGCATGCAGAAAGAGCCATCATTGCTACCTTGCCAGCGTTAAGCGAACTGGCCGCAGGCGGCACAGCGGTCGGTACCGGACTCAATACGCACCCGATGTTCGGCGCCCGTGTGGCCGCAGAACTGTCTCTCGCTTACTCATTCCCGTTCAAGACAGCCACCAATAAGTTTGCAGCACTCGCCGGACACGAAGCAATGCTGGCTGCCCACGGTGCCTTCAAAACACTCGCAGCTGCATTGATGAAAATCGCCAACGATGTGCGCTGGATGGCCTCCGGCCCGCGCTCAGGGCTGGGAGAAATCAGCATCCCGGAAAACGAACCCGGCAGTTCCATCATGCCCGGCAAGGTGAACCCTACCCAATGCGAAGCGCTGACCATGCTGTGCTGCCAGGTATTCGGCAACGATGTGGCGATCAATTTCGGCGGCGCTTCGGGTAACTTCGAGCTCAATGTATTCAAGCCGCTGATCATGCACAATTTCCTGCAAAGCGCCCGCATGCTTTCCGACGGTATGCAAAGTTTCAACGATCATTGCATTTCCGGTGTGCGTGCCAACCAGGAACGGATTGCCGATCTGATGGAGCGCTCACTGATGCTGGTGACTGCGCTGGCACCGCACATCGGTTACGACAAAGCCGCGCAAATTGCCAAACATGCGCACAAAGAAGGATTGAGCCTGAAGCAGGCAGCAGTGGGGCTCGGCTTTGTTACCGAGCAGGAATTTGTCACCTGGGTGCAAGCCAAAGCCATGACGCAACCCGGTCTCACCTGA
- a CDS encoding DUF3579 domain-containing protein translates to MSDPADTSKPPAQEFFILGLTQDGKQFRPSDWAERLCGVMSCFRPTGAGGRNAHLKYSPYVVPTMINGVRSVVVNHALRELEPLAYHFVVNFARDNDLQVVDACLLPEPGASKT, encoded by the coding sequence ATGTCGGATCCTGCTGACACTTCTAAGCCTCCTGCACAAGAATTCTTTATCCTGGGTCTGACTCAGGATGGCAAACAATTCCGTCCCAGCGACTGGGCTGAGCGCCTCTGCGGCGTCATGTCCTGCTTTCGTCCTACCGGTGCAGGTGGACGCAATGCCCACCTCAAATATTCTCCTTATGTCGTGCCGACCATGATCAATGGCGTGCGCTCTGTGGTCGTCAACCACGCACTACGCGAACTTGAACCGCTGGCCTACCACTTCGTTGTCAACTTCGCGCGGGATAATGATTTGCAAGTAGTCGATGCTTGCCTCTTGCCCGAGCCCGGCGCGAGCAAAACCTAG
- a CDS encoding CobD/CbiB family protein: MTFLSILFALLIEQLKPLRADNPIYASIKMLAARIESSFNAGQARHGRLAWIVTILLLILPTALIYWVLMHISPVLALIWNVVIVYLTLGFRHYSHYFTSIQLALNNGDEIAARALLADWLKQDTSALDVSEISRLAAEKALITTHRNVFGVFFWFLIPIGPAGAVLYRVAEYLSRAWSEPEHMKNEQFGRFAARAFYWIDWVPARMTAAAFAVVGNFEDAVYVWRNFADRWQDETAGIILSAGGGAIGTRFGTPQQAASDMALPADAATVDSLDEESDGLPGDTPSPRTLQSIVGLVWRALLLWMSMLLLLSVAVWLG, translated from the coding sequence ATGACTTTTCTTTCCATCCTCTTCGCACTTCTGATCGAACAATTAAAGCCCCTGAGGGCAGATAACCCCATTTACGCCTCCATCAAGATGCTGGCAGCGCGTATCGAATCCTCTTTCAACGCCGGACAGGCCCGGCATGGCCGACTGGCCTGGATCGTGACCATTCTGCTGCTGATATTGCCAACTGCCCTGATCTATTGGGTCCTCATGCATATCAGCCCCGTCCTGGCATTGATCTGGAACGTCGTGATCGTCTATCTGACATTGGGATTCCGGCATTACAGCCACTACTTCACTTCGATACAGCTAGCATTGAATAACGGAGATGAAATCGCTGCCCGCGCACTTTTAGCCGATTGGTTGAAGCAGGACACCTCCGCGCTGGATGTCAGTGAAATTTCCCGGCTGGCGGCAGAAAAAGCATTGATCACGACGCATAGAAATGTTTTCGGCGTATTTTTCTGGTTCCTCATCCCGATAGGGCCTGCCGGGGCCGTTTTATACCGGGTTGCTGAATATCTGTCGCGCGCTTGGAGTGAGCCGGAGCATATGAAAAACGAGCAGTTCGGGCGCTTCGCTGCGCGCGCGTTTTACTGGATCGACTGGGTTCCTGCCCGTATGACGGCGGCTGCGTTCGCCGTGGTCGGCAACTTCGAGGATGCGGTGTATGTCTGGCGCAATTTCGCTGATCGCTGGCAGGATGAAACTGCGGGGATTATTTTGTCGGCTGGCGGCGGTGCAATCGGCACCCGTTTCGGCACTCCGCAACAGGCCGCGTCGGATATGGCTTTGCCGGCCGATGCCGCGACCGTCGATTCCCTCGACGAAGAATCCGACGGTTTGCCCGGTGATACCCCATCACCGCGGACGCTGCAAAGTATTGTCGGACTGGTCTGGCGCGCTCTGCTATTGTGGATGTCCATGCTGCTTTTGCTGTCGGTAGCGGTCTGGCTGGGTTAA
- a CDS encoding CoA pyrophosphatase has product MSRLSFDPLLVPVESIAGEAPLMAERLSSAWLRERFANPPEWFPEGSDEQRARQAGRTPSPAAVLIPIVLRSDGPTLLFTQRTADLRNHGGQVSFPGGRVEADDRSVIDTALRETEEEIGLPRSQIEVIGSLPEYFTGTGYRVTPVAALVQPPLSLTPNPGEVAEIFEVPFAFLMNGMNHERRTIVLESEFGSRTFYTMPYQRFFIWGATAGMLRNLFHFLRA; this is encoded by the coding sequence TTGTCCAGATTGTCTTTCGATCCCTTGCTCGTCCCTGTTGAGTCCATCGCAGGTGAGGCGCCTTTGATGGCGGAGCGTTTGTCGTCGGCCTGGTTGCGAGAGAGATTTGCCAATCCGCCCGAATGGTTTCCTGAAGGCAGTGATGAACAACGCGCCAGACAAGCCGGCAGAACGCCCTCTCCGGCAGCGGTACTGATTCCGATTGTCTTGCGCAGCGATGGGCCGACCCTGCTTTTTACACAGCGCACAGCAGATTTGAGAAATCATGGCGGTCAGGTCAGTTTCCCTGGCGGCCGCGTGGAAGCCGATGATCGCAGCGTTATCGACACGGCGTTGCGCGAAACAGAAGAAGAAATAGGTTTGCCGCGCAGCCAAATAGAAGTGATCGGCAGCCTGCCGGAATATTTTACGGGGACCGGTTACCGGGTAACACCTGTGGCGGCGCTGGTTCAACCGCCTCTGTCATTGACCCCGAATCCGGGCGAAGTAGCCGAAATTTTCGAGGTGCCTTTCGCTTTTCTCATGAATGGCATGAATCATGAGCGCCGCACGATTGTGCTGGAGAGCGAATTCGGCAGCCGCACCTTTTACACCATGCCGTATCAGCGATTTTTCATATGGGGCGCAACGGCAGGTATGTTGCGCAACCTGTTTCACTTTTTACGAGCCTGA
- the rplS gene encoding 50S ribosomal protein L19, giving the protein MDLIQQLEQEEIVRLAKNIPVFGPGDTVIVNVNVVEGTRKRAQAYEGVVISRRNRGLNSNFIVRKISSGEGVERTFQLYSPLIASIEVKRRGDVRRAKLYYLRERSGKSARIKEKLPNRRSNAAKTAA; this is encoded by the coding sequence ATGGATTTGATCCAGCAACTTGAGCAAGAAGAGATCGTTCGCCTTGCCAAAAACATCCCTGTGTTCGGCCCTGGCGATACCGTCATTGTCAATGTCAACGTAGTCGAAGGTACGCGCAAGCGCGCCCAGGCTTACGAAGGCGTCGTCATTTCGCGTCGCAATCGTGGTTTGAATTCCAACTTCATCGTTCGTAAGATTTCGTCCGGTGAAGGCGTAGAGCGTACATTCCAACTGTACTCGCCACTGATCGCTTCGATTGAAGTCAAGCGTCGCGGTGATGTCCGTCGTGCGAAACTGTATTATCTGCGTGAGCGTTCCGGTAAATCGGCACGTATCAAGGAAAAGCTGCCTAACCGTCGCAGCAATGCTGCAAAGACAGCCGCGTAA
- the trmD gene encoding tRNA (guanosine(37)-N1)-methyltransferase TrmD, with protein MQFDVVTLFPEMFVAITQSGITRRAFEQQICELNVWNPRDFTADRHRTVDDRPYGGGPGMVMLVKPLEAAINAAKGRQTQRGLPAPRVIYMSPQGAPLTHSKVMALSAEPGLVVLCGRYEAVDQRLLDRCVDEEISLGDFVLSGGELPAMALLDAVIRQLPQALHDDASAVEDSFVNGLLDCPHYTRPEEYEGVKVPAVLLGGNHADIVQWRRRQALEATLQKRPDLIVSARAAGLLSKSDEKLLKELLSQSL; from the coding sequence ATGCAATTTGATGTCGTCACGCTTTTCCCTGAAATGTTTGTCGCTATCACGCAGTCGGGGATTACTCGCCGGGCATTTGAGCAGCAAATATGCGAATTGAATGTATGGAATCCGCGCGATTTCACTGCTGATCGTCATCGTACGGTCGATGATCGCCCTTATGGGGGCGGTCCAGGCATGGTCATGTTGGTCAAACCCCTTGAGGCCGCGATCAACGCAGCCAAAGGCAGGCAGACGCAACGTGGTTTGCCAGCGCCACGAGTGATTTACATGTCGCCGCAAGGCGCGCCGCTCACCCACAGTAAAGTCATGGCGCTCAGCGCCGAGCCGGGTTTGGTCGTGCTGTGTGGGCGTTACGAAGCAGTCGATCAGCGTTTGCTGGATCGTTGCGTCGATGAAGAAATCAGTCTTGGCGATTTTGTTTTGTCCGGTGGCGAACTGCCGGCAATGGCCTTGCTGGATGCGGTTATCCGGCAATTGCCGCAAGCACTGCATGATGATGCTTCGGCAGTCGAAGACAGCTTCGTTAATGGTTTGCTGGATTGCCCGCACTACACGCGGCCGGAAGAATATGAAGGCGTGAAAGTCCCCGCAGTACTGCTCGGCGGCAATCATGCCGATATCGTGCAGTGGCGACGGCGGCAGGCACTGGAGGCAACGCTGCAAAAGCGGCCCGACCTGATTGTCAGCGCCCGCGCTGCAGGGCTGCTGAGCAAGTCGGATGAAAAATTGCTCAAAGAATTGTTGTCTCAGTCTTTGTAA
- the rimM gene encoding ribosome maturation factor RimM (Essential for efficient processing of 16S rRNA): protein MLAVVKIPDDLQIVGYVSGAYGVQGWVRIKPYSADADALLQTKTWWLDKPDMHDVDVMQVKTHGGDVVASLMGVTGRDAAEALKGAAVKIARSHFPVLSDNEFYWVDLVGLNVVNLEGVALGQVMDLMDNGAHPILRIVGKISSEPESIPVETKKQAVREPEILIPFVDRFIKSVDQDTKTIVVEWGLDY, encoded by the coding sequence ATGTTGGCAGTCGTGAAAATTCCTGACGATTTACAAATCGTCGGCTATGTGAGCGGCGCCTACGGCGTGCAGGGATGGGTGCGGATTAAACCGTATTCTGCCGATGCCGATGCCTTGCTGCAAACCAAAACCTGGTGGCTGGACAAGCCGGACATGCATGATGTGGATGTTATGCAGGTCAAGACTCACGGTGGCGATGTTGTCGCCAGCCTGATGGGTGTGACTGGTCGCGATGCTGCCGAAGCGCTCAAAGGCGCAGCGGTAAAAATCGCCCGCAGTCATTTCCCCGTCTTGTCCGACAATGAATTTTACTGGGTTGACTTGGTCGGTCTGAACGTCGTCAACCTGGAGGGCGTAGCCCTGGGGCAAGTCATGGATCTGATGGACAATGGCGCACATCCTATATTGCGTATTGTCGGGAAGATCTCTTCGGAGCCGGAATCCATTCCGGTCGAGACAAAAAAACAAGCGGTGCGCGAACCTGAAATACTGATTCCCTTTGTTGATCGCTTTATCAAAAGCGTCGACCAGGACACCAAGACGATTGTGGTGGAGTGGGGCCTCGATTATTGA
- the rpsP gene encoding 30S ribosomal protein S16, translating to MVVIRLARGGAKKRPFFNIVATDSRNRRDGRFIERLGFYNPVASGKEESFRIAQDRLTHWQEVGAQLSPTVARLVADAGKKAAAV from the coding sequence ATGGTCGTTATTCGTTTAGCACGTGGAGGCGCAAAAAAGCGCCCGTTTTTCAATATTGTCGCTACTGATTCGCGCAACCGCCGCGATGGTCGCTTTATTGAACGCCTTGGATTTTACAATCCAGTGGCATCCGGTAAGGAAGAAAGCTTCCGTATCGCTCAGGATCGCCTGACACACTGGCAAGAAGTTGGCGCGCAATTGTCGCCTACGGTTGCCCGTCTGGTTGCCGATGCCGGCAAAAAAGCAGCAGCAGTCTGA
- a CDS encoding NINE protein: protein MLATHKNKTLTTFLASLLGGVGAHRFYLHGFKDAFGWLHVALAALSLLLLTALPEQQPMFMSMPLALSVLSGFLEALVLGLTPDDKWDARYNANTGKHSESHWILALILVLTVGVGAFALIATIARCFDLFFTGGAFG from the coding sequence ATGCTTGCTACACACAAGAACAAAACCCTGACCACCTTCCTTGCATCGCTGCTCGGGGGCGTCGGAGCCCACCGTTTTTATCTGCATGGATTCAAAGACGCTTTCGGATGGCTCCACGTCGCGCTGGCGGCGCTGTCCCTGTTGCTTCTGACCGCCCTGCCTGAGCAGCAACCCATGTTCATGAGCATGCCCCTCGCATTGTCCGTGTTGAGCGGTTTCCTGGAGGCGCTGGTACTGGGACTAACGCCTGACGACAAATGGGATGCCCGCTACAACGCCAACACCGGCAAGCACAGCGAGTCTCACTGGATACTTGCATTAATTCTGGTGCTAACCGTAGGTGTCGGGGCGTTTGCATTGATCGCAACGATTGCCCGCTGCTTCGATCTGTTTTTTACCGGCGGCGCTTTCGGCTAA